The genomic DNA cacacactgacaatgatAGGTCTATTTTCAATACGAACCTTTAAATTAGCTACATTTTAAGGACACATCTGATTGGACTTACAAAATAAAGTGGCtggaaaatctgaaatatttgttgagtttttgttcatttataaaaacaacaattagcATGGGgcaatttaataataatataatgaagACACAATGTAAAACAGGGTTTTAGTAGAGGTTCTAACAAACAAGTGTAAAGACAAGTGAGTGACAGCTGCATGGCTGTAGGAGCTTCAGTGTCTGAAgatctaaaaataaaactaactGTTCTGACTGTTGCTGTTTCCAACTGTAACTGTTCTGACTgtgaatatataatataatgaatATATAATATACCAGGTTTGATATCAAGCTGCAGGTCATTCTTGTTTGCTAGttgtgaaatgttaaaatgttttaatatgaaCAAGAAGAgatgtacctgtgtgtacatggGTAATAGTGGACATTTTGGCgcttactagttaactagtagatATTTTGCACCTCACTAGTTAACATGTAGGATTTTTGCTGTCtactagtttactagtaaaTGTTTCAGCATTCTACTAGTAAACTAGTGCAGCCAAATACCTCACTAGTACAGGAAACTGAGCTTTGATATCAAGGATATCTAATATATGTTCAATCGGCTTTCCATATAACTGAAACCTCTTAACTACACCTGTGTTCACTGGATCATAAGAACACCTGTGTTCACTGGATCATAAGAACACCTGTGTTCACTGGATCATAAGAACGCCCGTGTTCACTGGATCATAAAAACTCCTGTGCTCACTGAAACCTTGTATcgtcaaacaacacaaacattcagtgTTTGGGTTAaacttttattatcaaaatgacaaaaaagtgtttgagttcacactgagcatgtgcagtaaGTCACATGACAGTACCACAACTACATTCTAATAGGCTAATAGTATTGAGATATGTTGCTCTAAgtcaaaaatcaatcaatatgaCATCAGCAGGCGCACGCACTGCACACTGTGATCTGATGGTTGTTTGGTCATCAGAAGATTTTTAGGATCCTTTAGTGCTTCTGATCATCGCCTCCATCACGTCCCACTGATCAGGagtcacctgagagagagatagagagagaaacacatcaTCACTCCTCATCAATGAGCCCCAGGCATTTCACACTCATTCTTCATTAATTTCAGTGACACTCACCTTCTTCAGCTCATTAAACTCTCCAGCCATCGACACATATTCCCCTCCATCAAACCGAATCACCTGATGAGACAAACATACAGTTAACCTTTAAGGAACCCTGTCCTCAGATCTCTAAATCTGTCCTAAGAAATCTAAATCTATCATCAGATCTCTAAATCTGTCCTAAGAAATCTAAATATATCATCAGAAATCTAAATCCCTCCTCACTGTCATCAGATCTCTAAATATATCATCAGATCTCTAAATCTGTCCTCAGATCTCTAAATGTGTCATCAGATCTCTAAATCTGTCCTCAGATCTCTAAATGTGTCATCAGATCTCTAAATATATCATCAGATCTAAATCTCAGATCAGTCTAGATCCAGTCTAAATCTGGTCTCAGATCCTTCTGAACTCACAGCTCCTGACATCCATGTAGCGTAGTCACTGCTTATGTACGCTGCCAGGTTTGCAATCTCTTCTGGTGTTCCGAGTCGTCCAGTCGGGATTCGAGTGATCATCGACTTTTCAAAGGCTCCTGTTGGATCCAAACGGCTGAACGCcccctgaaacaaacaaacaaacaaacaaacatcaggtaaacaaagaggaaatctgaaaatgaccaaacCGCATTCTCAGGCCTGTAATCCAGAGGAGCCAATCACTGAGCTGGTCCAAAGAAAACAGCTGTCCAACAACCTCTCCTCGCTGTTCTTAAAAGGCAGAGAGGGTCGAAGACAAACTGAAGGCTTTCTGCACATGTGCAGCAGTAGAGGACTCCGACTTCattaaaagaacacaaaactTGTTACAACGTACCATCATGTGTTCACTTCAACCAGTCTGTGTTCACTTCAACCAGTCTGTGTACTTATGGATGTACTTAACCATGACCCCAAAACAAAGGTCCATACTGAACCCTGACCCTAAACAGGGCGACGTAACGAACCCTGACCCAAAAACTGAGAGACATACTGAACCCTGACCCCAAAAAACAGGGACATTTTGAAACATGACCCCCCAATGCTGATGGACGCACTGAACCGTGACCCCAAAAAACAGGGACGTCTAGAACCTTGACCCCAAAACAGAGGGACATACTGAACCCCAATACTAAGGGACGTACTGAGCCGTGACCCCAAACAGAGGTACTGAACATTGAGCTCTCTGAACTGTTTTAGCTCTCATCATTAGCTGTCATCAGATGGGTGGTACCTTAGTTCTTATTGGTCCAGGCTGGATTATGTTGAACCTGTGTCCATAGCGCCCCCACTCAGCAGCCAGAGACCTGccgaacacagacacacacatgcagaacagCAACAAAAGCAgtgtcaccatggaaaccacaTTCTGTTCCATCACACCTTCCTGCTTTGTAACCATAGTTACTAAACCACAGATCTAGCCTCTGTTTCAGGCTAATTGCGTCCAAGACTGTCTGTCAAATCAAAATTCAGACAGTGTTATACAGTCTTATAgagtcagatagtatgagagtcagatagtattggagtcagatagtatgagagtcagatagtatgagagtcagtatgagagtcagatagtatgagagtcagagtcagatagtatgagaGTCAGATAGTATGTGAGTCAGTATGAGAGTCAGAAAGTATGAGAGTCAGTATgagtcagatagtatgagaGTCAGAAAGTATGAGAGTCAGTATgagtcagatagtatgagaGTCAGAAAGTATGAGAGTCAGTATgagtcagatagtatgagaGTCAGAAAGTATGAGAGTCAGACAGTATGAGAGTCAGTATgagtcagatagtatgagaGTCAGATAGTATGTGAGTCAATAGTATGAGAGTCAGTATGAGTCAGATAGCATGAgagtcagatagtatgagagtcagatagtatgagaGTCAGATAGCATGAGAGTCAGTATGAgagtcagatagtatgagaGTCAGATAGTATGTGAGTCAGTATGAgagtcagatagtatgagagtcagatagtatgagaGTCAGATAGCATGAGAGTCAGTATGAGAGTCAGATAGCATGAGAGTCAGTATGAgagtcagatagtatgagagtcagatagtatgtgagtcagatagtatgagagtcagatagtatgtgagtcagatagtatgagagtcagatagtatgagagtcagtatgagagtcagatagtatgagaGTCAGATAGCATGAGAGTCAGCATGAgagtcagatagtatgagagtcagatagtatgagagtcagtatgtgagtcagatagtatgagagtcagatagtatgagagtcagatagtatgtgagtcagatagtatgagagtcagtatgtgagtcagatagtatgagagtcagatagtatgagaGTCAGATAGTATGTGAGTCAGTATGAGAGTCAGATAGTATGTgagtcagatagtatgagagtcagatagtatgagagtcagatagtatgtgagtcagatagtatgagaGTCAGATAGTATGTGAGTCAGTATGAGAGTCAGATAGTATGTGAGTCAGATAGTATGTGAGTCAGTATGAGAGTCAGATAGTATGTGAGTCAGATAGTATGTGAGTCAGTATGAgagtcagatagtatgagagtcagatagtatgagagtcagtatgagagtcagatagtatgagaGTCAGATAGCATGAGAGTCAGTATGAgagtcagatagtatgagagtcagatagtatgagaGTCAGTATGAGTCAGATAGCATGAgagtcagatagtatgagagtcagtatgtgagtcagatagtatgagagtcagatagtatgagaGTCAGATAGTATGTGAGTCAGTATGAGAGTCAGATAGTATGTgagtcagatagtatgagagtcagtatgagagtcagatagtatgagagtcagatggtatgagagtcagatagtatgagagtcagatagtatgagagtcagatagtatgtgagtcagatagtatgagagtcagtatgagagtcagatagtatgagagtcagatagtatgtgagtcagatagtatgagagtcagtatgtgagtcagatagtatgagagtcagtatgagagtcagatagtatgagagtcagtatgtgagtcagatagtatgagaGTCAGATAGTATGTGAGTCAGTATGTgagtcagatagtatgagagtcagtatgtgagtcagatagtatgagagtcagatagtatgagagtcagtatgtgagtcagatagtatgagagtcagatagtatgagagtcagtatgtgagtcagatagtatgtgagtcagatagtatgagagtcagtatgtgagtcagatagtatgagagtcagatagtatgtgagtcagatagtatgagagtcagatagtatgagagtcagtatgtgagtcagatagtatgtgagtcagatagtatgagagtcagtatgtgagtcagatagtatgagagtcagatagtatgtgagtcagatagtatgagaGTCAGTAAGAGAcgcaatcgtgcttaagcacaggACGGGACAACTGGTCCTAGTGTGAGTGCGGTCCCAGATAGTGCGTTATTGTTTAGATCTGATTCAGTTgtttaaaggtcaaaggtcacactgacttatagagcGCCTCCACTCCGGCTTTTGCAGATGCGCTTGGGACGACAAAACCAGAGCCAGACTCAGCATAGATGGTGGTGATGGCCAGAAAAGATGCACctgaaccacaacaacaaacaacgaCCATGtcaacatcaaaacaacaaacataaacaaaaacaaggtgaacatcaaaccaacaacaaacataaacaaaaacaaggtgaacatcaaaacaacaaacataggggcgctggtggcgcagtggttagtgcgcgcgccccatgtcaTGTTTccctgtcattccccactctctctctccctgatttccgactctatcctctgtcctatctctccattaaaagcacaaaaataaatcttaaaaaacaacaaacaaaaacaaggtgaacaacaaacaataaacaatgaCAAGGtgaacatcaaaacaacaaacaaaaacaaggtgaacatcaaaacaacaacaaacaataaacaacaaggTCAACATTCAAACAACAGGAACAACAGCTGTTTCCGGACGGCTCTCTGACCTTTCTGCTTCTTGATCAGTCTCTTGCCGAGCTCCAGAGTGATGTAGGCGGTCCCGTTCAGGACAATGTCCGTGATGCTCTTCCAGCCGTTTGGCGACAAACGTTCAGACGGACATACAAAGTTTCCTGCTGCGTTGTTGATGATCACCTGCACCAATCAGTGAACAGTAGGGTTTACCATGTAGTGAGAATAGTTTACCtgagacctctacctgcagcttcatacctgagacctctacctgcagcttcatacctgacacctctacctgcagcttcacacctgagacctctacctgcagcttcacacctgacacctctacctgcagcttcacacctgacacctctacctgcagcttcacacatgagacctctacctgcagcttcatacctgacacctctacctgcagcttcacacctgaCACCTCTACCTACAGCTTCACACAtgagacctctacctgcagcttcacaccggagacctctacctgcagcttcatacctgacacctctacctgcagcttcacacctgaCACCTCTACCTACAGCTTCACACAtgagacctctacctgcagcttcatacctgacacctctacctgcagcttcatacctgacacctctacctgcagcttcatacctgacacctctacctgcagcttcacacctgacacctctacctgcagcttcacacctgacacctctacctgcagcttcatacctgagacctctacctgcagcttcacacctgagacctctacctgcagcttcacacctgagacctctacctgcagcttcacacctgacacctctacctgcagcttcataCCTGAaacctctacctgcagcttcacacctgagacctctacctgcagcttcacacatgagacctctacctgcagcttcacacctgagacctctacctgcagcttcatacctgacacctctacctgcagcttcacacatgagacctctacctgcagcttcacacctgagacctctacctgcagcttcacacctgacacctctacctgcagcttcacacctgagacctctacctgcagcttcacacctgacacctctacctgcagcttcacacctgagacctctacctgcagcttcacacctgacacctctacctgcagcttcacacctgagacctttacctgcagcttcacacctgagacctctacctgagacctctacctgcagcttcacacctgagacctctacctgcagcttcacacctgagacctctacctgagacctctacctgcagcttcacacctgagacctctacctgaagcttcacacctgagacctctacctgcagcttcacacctgaaacctctacctgcagcttcacacctcagacctctacctgcagcttcacaccggagacctctacctgcagcttcacacctgagacctctacctgcagcttcacacctgagacctctacctgcagcttcacacctgagacctctacctgagacctctacctgcagcttcacacctgagacctctacctgcagcttcatacctgagacctctacctgcagcttcacacctgagacctctacctgagacctctacctgcagcttcacacctgagacctctacctgcagcttcacacctgagacctttacctgcagcttcacacctgacacctctacctgcagcttcacacctgagacctctacctgagacctctacctgcagcttcacacctgaaacctctacctgcagcttcacacctgagacctctacctgcagcttcacacctgagacctctacctgcagcttcacacctgagacctctacctgcagcttcacacctgagacctctacctgcagcttcacacctgagacctctacctgcagcttcacacctgagacctctaCCTACAGCTTCACACAtgagacctctacctgcagcttcacacctgagacctctacctgagacctctacctgcagcttcatatCTTAAGAAAACTGACTCAGTAATCAAAAACTTCTTCTCACTGAAGCTGCCCTCTGATTGGATCTAACATGTGTACAGatattttctttctccacaAGGGTCAGTCTGAGACcaggttcagtgtgtgtgtgtgtgtgtgtgtgtgtgtgtgtgtgtgtgtcttgttacATCAGGAAGTCCAGTCATAGTCTCCATCTGGTCCACACAGTGAGAGACGGCCTGTGGATCTCTGACGTCACACTGAACCGCATAGACCTGAAGACAGGGGGAGGGCAGTTAGTCTGGATCAGTGTGTATCTGGATCAGTGTGGATCTGGTTCAGTGTGGATCTGGTTCAGTGTGGATCTGGTTCTGTGTGGATCTGGTTCTGTCTGGATGTGGTTCATAGTGGTTCTGGTTCTGTGTGGATCTGGTTCTGTGTGGATCTTGTTCAGTGTGGATCTGGTTCTATGTGGATCTTGTTCTGTGTGGATCTGGTTCTGTGTGGATCTGGTTCAGTGTGGATGTGGTTCATAGTGGTTCTGGTTCTGTGTGGATCTGGTCACCTGGTTTCCGGTCTGGCTGCTGATCTCATTGGCTGTTTGCTGCAGGACATCGAGCTTCCTGCTGGCGATGACACACTGAGCCCCCAGCATGGACAGCGTGGTGGTCATGGCTCGACCCAGACCCGTCCCCCCCCCTGTGATGAACACCACTCTGTCTTTAAAGCTTCCTGTCGGCAGCATGACGCCATCAGCCGGGGCGAAGAACCTCTGAGGGGAACCGGACTGCTGGGGCGCCGGCGAGCTGTGGAACCATGACTGTAACAGAGAGAACATCTAGAGTCACAGCCAcgcctctgattggtggagctcgctgttaccatgacaatgtGTCCCACCCCTCTGCACCTTAGGCCAACATGTTTCACTAGCatgttagctagttagctagctagatacTTTagaggattgtgggatgtgtagtttataaatataatatgacatcataacaaacactACAGATACTTTTAGAGGATtatgggatgtgtagttccttgactccggatGAAGATGAtgcacagtcttgtaccttctGTTCTTGTAATGCCGTTTTGGTGAATTAAGTGTTCTATATTGTATGTGGAAGTCTCcgcccactgaccaatcagatctgtTGATGGTGGAGCTCTGTGAGCTGATAGGTCGGATGTCTCTGACTCTTTCTAGACtataacagtttttatttcagctcTGATGATAACAGACAGAGCGGCATGGAGACACTAAACATTCATATGAAAATATCattcaaagacatcaaaagatattcatcatttaacatctttaaaacactttttaagatgtttCTGTTGAAATATGATATCAGTTCAAAATAATCATTCACTTTACGGACCCCGCCCCctgctgtttctcctctttattattgttgttattatggttacaatttgaacatttttcaaaataaaagcttcagaaCTGCAGAAAGACGAAAAGAAACAATCAGCTGTTTGAGCGCGCGCACGCGCTGACAGACACGTTCACTGAGTTCACTGGGTCAAAGTTCACACTGCAGGAGAGCGTCGTCACCTGCCAGGTGATGCTAcagcccctgtgtgtgtgtgtgtgtgtgtgtgtgtgtgacgtcacAGTTTGAAACACAGTTTGGTCTctttattaaatcagagctttcTCACCGACTGAAAGAAACGCTTCACTGAAGAACCCTCTGCTCTCCGGAACACGGCGGCCGCCATCTTGGTCAGGACGTGATGACGTCACGCCTGGATCATACCAACGTTAAAAAGGGTACGTTTCACCAGAAAAATCATAGAAAAGTAAATCATGTGAAACTTTCTAAAAGTCTTTTTAGAAAGTTTCCCAAAGCCAACAAAGACTCTTTATTGATTGATAACTGGTGTCCAATAATAACATGAATAAAGTGATGACGTAATGAtatctaaccctaacccatggCAGTCGGTACCCTTTgatctcttcttctttatgtttaaatatttgagtgttttcatatttttaatagCCCCCCTCATTCAGCTGCAATGGTTCAGTCCAGCATGAGACGATGATCACGTGTTACCGTAAAGTGTGTAAAAGACGGAAGCAGAAAGAGGATCCTGTTACTGTGGACTCCGAATGATATGGATCAAGACCGGAAGCTCCCACTTCTACCCCCAGAGTTACGGTAGGTGTCGGGCCGGTCCCACAGTCGGAACATACTGCTGACTGACGAGCTGCAGGTCACCACACTGATGGAGGACCGAGTCTCTGGACCCGGACCTGAACCTAGACTGGTCCTGGTCTTCAGCGGGAAACGAAAGTCCGGAAAAGATTACATTACGGACCGGATCCAGGAGCGGTGAGTGAGAGTGCTGTGGAGGATTATTAAAGACCATGATTTGAGTCCATGACCCAGAATGAGTCAGGCCGACCCACCATGAATCATTCTGTGCAGGGAAACATGACGATGCTGAGCTCTGTCATGACGTCATCATGGTGCGTTTTAAACAAACGGTGGATAAAGCTCGTGCAGAGAGACCAGCTGAGGTAGGCAGGGGGACTCAAGGGACCCGGGTCTGATCTCAACTTTCCCcgcagactgagagctggactACCGGGGTCCTCTGTGGTCCTGTCTATAATAACTAACAGTATATAGGGGGTCCCTCTGGTCCAGTATATAGGGGGTTCCTCTGGTCCAGTATATAGGGGGTCCTGTTGGTCCAGTATATAGGGGGTCTCTCTGGTCCAGTATATaggactgtgtctgcctcccagacCCTGACTGgaagcctgataactgaaggctctacctcccatagtacacttggagactgtaggtaccaccagcaggcctgcattctgggaccgtaacgctctcgagggacagtacggcactagtagctccttaagataagatggtgcctggccatttagagctttgtaggtgagaagaaggatctctaattctattctagactgtatagggagccagtgcagagaagccaggacaggagtgatgtggtcccttttcctggttctggtcagtacacgagctgcagcattctggaccagttgaagagtctttagagacttaccagagcaccctgacaaaagagagttacaataatccagtctggaggtaacaaatgcatgaactagtttttctgcatcactttgcgacaggatattcctgatcttggatatattacgaaggtgaaagtaggctgttcttgaaacttgactgatgtgagagctaaaggacatatcttgatcaaaaataactcctagattcctaacagtggtgctagatgccaggctgatgtcattaaggacagtcacatcactagaaaaagtctctctgaggttcttagggcctagcacaataacttcagtcttgtctgagttaagtagcaaaaaatttctggtcatccaggtcctaacgtccttaaggcatgtttctagctgacataactgactggtaccatcgggcttcattgatacataaagctgagtatcatctgcataacaatgaaactgtatggagtgtttcctcataatatttcccagaggaagcatatataatgtaaaaagaattggtccaagcactgaaccttgtgggactccatggcaaactttagtgtgcatagaggactcatcattaacatgtacaaactgagatcggtctgataagtaggattcaaaccaacttaaagcagtccctgtaattccaagcaaatgctccagtctgtacaacaggatccgatggtcaatggtgtcaaaagcagcactaagatctaacaagacgatcacagagagaagtcccctgtctgaggctagaagtagatcgtttgtaactctaactagtgcagtctcagtgctatggtggactctaaatcctgactggaactcctcaaataaactgttgtcatggagaaagtcacacagctgtctCTCTCCGctgcttgacaaccttctgtttcaggggagcaatcgaatccagagtaactctcagcgaatccactgcactatcaacaaactgatctagctgagagggactaaagctatcgtaagagtttcccactgggttgaaacacggtactgaatcaaaagcagctgaaatagcgtccttaaatctagctacagcactatcagataaacttctagagagcacatttttattaagcagagataattctggcaggacaaaatcaaatgtaataaaaaaatggtctgatagcagaggattttctaagaaaactgtaaggttatggatttcaatgccataagctaaaacaagatccagggtttGGTTAAAAcaatgagtaggttcgtttacaccctgtcctagactggatgtgaaagactaagaacaaggctttcaaaagaagaaaaattcagctttggtctaGAGTTAACTAGAagactagaattaaaaatagctgctactccaccacctcgtccggtgtctcgaggtatatgagtattaaaatgactgggaggagtggattcattcaaactaacatattcatctcgacacagccaggtttcactcaaacaaagtaaatcaataggGGGTCCTGTTGGTCCAATACATAGGGGGTCCTGTTGGTCCAATACATAGGGGGTCCTGTTGGTCCAATACATAGGGGGTCCTGTTGGTC from Labrus mixtus chromosome 11, fLabMix1.1, whole genome shotgun sequence includes the following:
- the decr1 gene encoding 2,4-dienoyl-CoA reductase, mitochondrial; its protein translation is MAAAVFRRAEGSSVKRFFQSSWFHSSPAPQQSGSPQRFFAPADGVMLPTGSFKDRVVFITGGGTGLGRAMTTTLSMLGAQCVIASRKLDVLQQTANEISSQTGNQVYAVQCDVRDPQAVSHCVDQMETMTGLPDVIINNAAGNFVCPSERLSPNGWKSITDIVLNGTAYITLELGKRLIKKQKGASFLAITTIYAESGSGFVVPSASAKAGVEALYKSLAAEWGRYGHRFNIIQPGPIRTKGAFSRLDPTGAFEKSMITRIPTGRLGTPEEIANLAAYISSDYATWMSGAVIRFDGGEYVSMAGEFNELKKVTPDQWDVMEAMIRSTKGS